A single genomic interval of Eurosta solidaginis isolate ZX-2024a chromosome 3, ASM4086904v1, whole genome shotgun sequence harbors:
- the LOC137245717 gene encoding transcription factor grauzone-like: protein MFHEQCCILCLEKCNTTENSIAIDSSDQQSLQALETIKQHFKEELIMLLHISNKFVCSQCWHLVQSFHEFYMKIKNAHLTAINKLKSLQELEIPLSEIKVELHAIDKLESPPSIEPEVTLSKTIDTNNLRQKSDDEQCDILESDNNSRDIEVSCSIKKKFTARKKRQAKNPADVKIKGNHKNKSCHKTIDYNAFIAQHFKLECILCKEPLANFKELKIHFKDQHQVNGYAKCCGKKLFKRALLVDHIHTHNNPEYFKCQHCAKVLSDRSGLESHLQNFHDSKERTIYNCDICSKGFYRQKVLARHILIHAPEEEKNVKCTECDKRFCNQYSMKQHLALVHLNLYAKICDICGKALKGNEAFQRHLDEHAGVPRSPIKCKLCNAELKTKYGLARHMKAMHTAEGQTPQVCTICSKTSPSVRAHNSHMKNVHTEKRHNCKLCNKSFKRPRHLTEHMTTHTGEVLYTCTFCPQTFNSNANMYAHRKRKHPKEWEENCTKKRTVTGLVPHIESNQ, encoded by the exons CATTGATTCAAGTGACCAGCAATCATTGCAAGCACTTGAAACAATTAAACAACATTTTAAAGAAGAG CTCATCATGTTATTGCATATATCGAACAAATTTGTGTGCAGTCAATGTTGGCATTTGGTGCAGTCGTTCcatgaattttatatgaaaataaaaaacgcACATTTAACAGCAATTAACAAACTAAAGTCTTTGCAAGAACTAGAGATTCCTCTTAGTGAGATAAAAGTCGAGTTGCATGCAATAGATAAATTGGAGTCGCCGCCGTCCATAGAGCCAGAAGTTACGCTATCAAAAACTATAGACACAAATAACTTAAGACAAAAGTCTGATGATGAGCAGTGTGATATATTGGAAAGCGATAATAATTCCAGAGACATAGAGGTGAGCTgctcaataaaaaaaaagtttacagcTCGCAAAAAGAGGCAAGCCAAAAATCCGGCTGATGTCAAAATAAAAGGAAATCATAAAAATAAATCCTGTCATAAAACAATcgattataatgcatttattgcACAACACTTCAAATTAGAGTGCATTCTTTGTAAAGAACCTTTAGCAAATTTTAAAGAATTGAAAATACATTTCAAAGACCAGCACCAAGTTAATGGATATGCCAAATGCTGTGGTAAGAAACTATTTAAACGGGCCTTACTCGTAGATCATATACACACACACAACAATCCAGAATATTTTAAATGTCAGCATTGCGCAAAAGTATTATCCGATCGAAGTGGTCTGGAATCGCATTTACAGAATTTCCATGATTCCAAAGAACGTACGATATATAATTGCGATATATGTTCGAAGGGTTTTTACCGACAAAAAGTACTCGCACGACATATTCTTATTCATGCACCAGAAGAGGAAAAAAATGTTAAGTGTACGGAATGTGATAAAAG GTTCTGTAATCAATATAGTATGAAACAACATCTAGCGctggttcatttaaatttatACGCCAAAATCTGTGATATTTGTGGTAAGGCTTTGAAAGGAAATGAGGCATTTCAAAGACATTTAGATGAACATGCCGGCGTGCCAAGATCTCCTATAAAATGTAAATTGTGCAATGCAGAGCTCAAAACAAAGTACGGCTTAGCTAGACATATGAAAGCGATGCACACTGCGGAGGGTCAAACGCCCCAAGTCTGTACAATTTGTTCAAAAACATCGCCATCTGTAAGAGCACATAACAGTCATATGAAAAATGTGCATACCGAGAAAAGGCATAATTGCAAACTTTGCAATAAATCCTTCAAACGTCCCAGACACTTAAca GAACATATGACAACACATACTGGAGAAGTTTTGTACACCTGCACATTTTGTCCTCAAACCTTTAATTCAAATGCGAATATGTATGCTCATCGTAAACGAAAACATCCAAAAGAATGGGAAGAAAATTGTACGAAAAAACGTACTGTCACTGGATTGGTCCCGCATATTGAAAGCAACCAGTAG
- the LOC137245715 gene encoding transcription factor grauzone-like, producing the protein MFNGLCCLLCLESSSDQIEFDGKDGHGLNSREVIELHFKQELLMMSQIEAKAVCRKCWQLVQSFHEFYLHVQQVHKEAAITLKNIRTGKESVEIKDEFIKEIPTPPRRRRGRPIRNEPQDHTAASCDTDLLLSSPLNECQVKIEELLKPDSTNANDSCDDVLPTTLINDPSLEDGCVDTSVLAAAATESEEMESEDEDLRVVRKLKRTNKKTAESDAYIAKKNFKFSCSICHIPLANFKGLRTHFRIQHKTKGFVLCCGKKLCERSVLIDHIHFHEDPDYFKCKDCGKTMSERRSLELHLQYKHGSREPVHQCSICSKGFFRASCLKQHYNTHVTDDEKTVPCSKCTRRFPSHVELGKHMRHTHLNAYAKICDICGILVKGRPAFERHQAEHSGVPRKLIKCDLCDAALTTKYGLARHIKTMHTQEYQTPQVCPHCSRVSPSLQAHKNHIKYMHSLQRKHICKLCNKSFKRLTDFKEHMATHTGEMLYTCSFCPQTFKSNANMYSHRKKKHSKEWAELCELKKSSAISAKEALSFEQQRN; encoded by the exons ATGTTTAATGGACTGTGTTGTTTATTATGTTTGGAAAGTTCAAGTGATCAAATTGAATTTGATGGCAAGGATGGGCACGGTCTAAACAGCAGGGAAGTCATTGAACTGCATTTTAAACAAGAG CTGTTAATGATGTCTCAAATTGAAGCTAAAGCCGTCTGTCGAAAATGTTGGCAATTAGTACAATCATTCCATGAATTCTATCTGCATGTACAGCAAGTTCACAAAGAGGCTGCgataacattaaaaaatataagaaCTGGAAAAGAATCAGTGGAGATAAAAGACGAGTTTATTAAGGAAATACCAACACCTCCACGCCGCCGAAGAGGAAGACCTATACGAAACGAACCACAAGATCACACCGCTGCATCTTGCGACACTGATTTACTACTATCATCACCACTAAATGAATGTCAGGTTAAAATTGAAGAGCTGTTAAAACCAGATTCCACTAATGCCAACGACAGCTGCGATGATGTGTTACCAACGACACTCATAAACGATCCATCTTTAGAAGATGGTTGTGTGGACACTTCTGTACTTGCAGCAGCTGCAACAGAATCAGAAGAAATGGAAAGTGAAGACGAAGATCTCAGAGTAGTGAGAAAACTTAAACGTACTAACAAAAAAACAGCTGAATCAGATGCATACATtgcaaagaaaaattttaaattttcctgcAGCATCTGCCATATTCCCCTAGCAAACTTTAAAGGATTGAGAACTCATTTTCGTATTCAACATAAAACTAAAGGTTTTGTGCTATGTTGTGGAAAAAAATTGTGTGAACGCAGTGTATTAATTGATCACATACATTTCCACGAAGACCCAGACTACTTTAAATGTAAAGATTGTGGAAAAACAATGTCTGAACGTCGAAGTCTTGAGTTGCATTTACAATATAAGCATGGCAGTAGGGAGCCTGTCCACCAGTGTTCAATATGCTCTAAAGGATTCTTCCGCGCTTCTTGTCTTAAACAGCATTATAATACTCATGTTACAGATGATGAGAAAACTGTGCCGTGCTCAAAATGCACTAGAAG ATTTCCAAGCCACGTAGAGCTAGGCAAACATATGAGGCATACACATTTAAATGCTTATGCGAAAATTTGTGATATATGTGGCATATTAGTAAAGGGACGCCCGGCATTCGAACGACATCAGGCCGAACATTCAGGTGTGCCACGCAAACTAATCAAATGTGATTTATGCGATGCCGCACTTACCACAAAATATGGTTTAGCGCGTCATATAAAAACGATGCACACTCAAGAGTATCAAACACCACAAGTTTGTCCGCATTGTTCCAGAGTCTCGCCTTCATTACAAGCTCATAAGAACCATATCAAATATATGCATTCTCTACAAAGAAAACATATATGCAAATTGTGCAACAAATCTTTTAAACGGCTCACCGATTTTAAA GAGCATATGGCTACACATACTGGAGAGATGTTGTATACCTGTAGTTTCTGTCCACAAACATTTAAATCAAATGCAAATATGTATTCACATCGTAAAAAGAAACATTCAAAAGAGTGGGCGGAATTATGCGAGTTAAAGAAAAGTTCGGCAATATCTGCGAAAGAGGCTTTATCTTTTGAACAACAAAGAAACTAA